Below is a window of Streptomyces sp. NBC_01429 DNA.
GGCTTCGTCCCGGTTCGCGGGTGTTGGCGGGGTGGGCGGCATGGCCGCGAGCATACCCACGTAGCCCTCGCGTCCCACCTGCCGTTCCGCTGTCCACGACAGGCGCCCTCCCCGCCCGTGACCTCAGCACTTACTATGCAGACGGCGGGTTCCACGGCCCGCCGCCATCGCCAGCGACGGCGTCTTGGGGAGGAAGCCCGGTGCGAACCCGGCGCGGTCCCGCCACTGTGAGCCCGGCGACGTGGCGACGCGCGCAGCCGTAGCGCGGCGCGACACGTCACGACGCCGGACGAGTCAGGAACTCCCGCCGTCCACTCACCCCGCCCGGGGCGCGGACCCCGAGGAAGGCCAGACGCCGCATGCTTCTGCTCCTGTCGACGTCCGACACCGATCTGCTCAGCGCCCGCGCGGCGGGCGGCCCGGTCCCGTACCGGTACGCCAACCCCGCCCGGCTCGCGCTCGACGAGCTGCCCGCGCTGCTGGAGGGCGTCGACCTCGTCGTCGTACGGCTCCTGGGCGGGCTGCGCGCCTGGCAGGACGGGATCGACCAGCTTCTCGCGGGCCCCAGGCCCGTCGTCGTCCTCACCGGCGAGCAGGCCCCGGACGCGCAGCTGATGGAGGCGTCGACCGTTCCCATCGGGATCGCCGCCGAGGCCCACGGCTATCTCGCGCACGGCGGCCCCGCCAACCTCGAACAGCTCGCGCGGTTCCTCGCCGACACCGTCCTGCTGACCGGCCACGGCTTCGAGCCACCCGCCGCTTCGCCCACCTGGGGCCGGATGGAGCGGCGCTCCGCCTTCCCCGCCGGGCCGCTCGCCGAGCGGGACCGGCCGCTCGTCGCGGTGCTCTACTACCGCGCCCACCACCTCAGCGGGAACACCGCCTTCGTGGACGTCCTGTGCGACGCCATCGAGGCGGCGAACGGCCGCGCCGTTCCGATCTTCGTGTCGTCGCTGCGTTCCCCCGAGCCCGAGCTGCTGGAGGCGCTGGGCGGGGTCGACGCCATCGTCACCACCGTGCTGGCCGCCGGTGGCACCAAGCCGGCCGAGGCGTCGGCGGGCGGGGACGACGAGGCGTGGGACGCGGGCGCGCTCGCCGCGCTGGACGTACCGATTCTCCAGGCGCTGTGCCTGACCTCCAGCCGCGCCGCGTGGGAGGAGAGCGACGAGGGGCTCTCGCCGCTGGACGCGGCGTCGCAGGTCGCCGTGCCGGAGTTCGACGGCCGGCTGATCACCGTCCCGTTCTCCTTCAAGGAGCTGGACCCCGAAGGGCTGCCGGTCTACGTGGCCGACCCCGAGCGGGCCGCGCGCGTCGCCGGGATCGCCGTACGCCACGCGAGGCTCTCGTACATCGTGAACGCCGACAAGCGCATCGCGCTCGTCCTCTCCGCGTACCCCACCAAGCACTCCCGCATCGGCAACGCCGTCGGCCTCGACACCCCCGCCAGCGCCGTCGAGCTGCTGCGCGAACTGCGCGGCCAGGGCTACGACTTCGGTACGGAAGAGGTCCCCGGCCTGGAGTCCGGCGACGGCGACGAGCTGATCTACGCCCTGATCGAGGCCGGCGGCCACGATCAGGAGTGGCTCACCGAGGAGCAGCTCGCCCGTAACCCGGTCCGTATCCCGGCCGCCGACTACCGGCGCTGGTACGAGAAGCTCCCCGCCGAGCTGCGCGAGTCCGTCGAGCGGCACTGGGGGCCGCCGCCGGGCGAGATGTTCCTGGACCGCAGCCGGGTCGGGAACGGCGGTGACCCGGACGGCGACATCGTCCTGGCCGCCCTGCGGCGCGGCAATCTGCTGATCCTCATCCAGCCGCCGCGCGGCTTCGGCGAGAACCCGATCGCGATCTACCACGACCCCGATCTGCCGCCCTCGCACCACTACCTGGCCGCCTACCGCTGGATCCAGGCCCCCGCCGACGACGGCGGCTTCGGCGCCGACGCCATGATCCACCTGGGCAAGCACGGCAACCTGGAGTGGCTGCCCGGCAAGAACGCGGGCCTGTCGGCCGCCTGCGCGCCCGACGCGGCGCTGGGCGACCTGCCGCTGATCTACCCGTTCCTGGTCAACGACCCGGGCGAGGGTACGCAGGCGAAGCGGCGCGTCCACGCCACGCTGGTGGATCACCTCGTACCGCCGATGGCGCGCGCCGAGTCGTACGGCGACATCGCGCGCCTGGAGCAGCTCCTCGACGAGTACGCGGCGATCTCCTCGATGGACCCGGCCAAGCTGCCCGCGATCCGCGCCCAGATCTGGACGCTGATCCAGGCGGCCAAGCTCGATCACGACCTGGGTCTTGAGGACCGGCCCGACGACGACGGGTTCGACGACTTCCTGCTCCACGTCGACGGCTGGCTGTGCGAGGTCAAGGACGCGCAGATCCGCGACGGGCTGCATGTGCTGGGCGGCGCGCCGGAGGGCGAGGCGCGGGTCAATCTGGTGCTGGCGATCCTGCGCGCCCGGCAGATCTGGGGCGGTACGACGTCCCTGCCGGGCCTGCGCGAGGCGCTGGGCCTGGACGAGTCGGCGCCGGGTCGTGCGGACGCGGACGCGGTGGAGGCCACGGCCCGCGCGCTGGTCCAGGCGATGGAGGACGCGCGGTGGGACCCGGCGGCGGTGCCGGGTGTCGCTGCGGGCGTGACGTCGGGCCATTCCGAACAGGTCGCGGCGATCCTGGAGTTCGCGGCGGAGGAGGTCGTTCCGCGCCTGGAGGCCACCACGGACGAGATCGACAACGTCGTGCACGCGTTGAACGGCGGCTTCGTCCAGGCGGGCCCGTCGGGCTCGCCGCTGCGCGGCCTGGTCAACGTCCTGCCGACCGGCCGCAACTTCTACTCCGTCGACCCCAAGGCCGTGCCGAGCCGGCTCGCCTGGGAGACCGGCCAGGCCCTCGCCGACTCGCTCCTGACCCGCTACCGCACGGACAACGGCGACTGGCCGACCTCCGTCGGGCTCTCCCTGTGGGGTACGAGCGCGATGCGCACGTCCGGCGACGACATCGCGGAGGCGCTGGCGCTGCTGGGCGTGCGCCCGGTGTGGGACGACGCGTCGAGGCGGGTGACGGGCCTGGAACCGATCCCCCTGACGGAACTCGACCGCCCCCGTATCGATGTCACCCTGCGCATCAGCGGCTTCTTCCGGGACGCGTTCCCGCACGCCATCGGGCTGCTGGACGACGCGGTACGGCTGGTCGCCGGGCTGGACGAGCCCGCCGAGTCCAACCACGTACGGGCCCACGCGCAGGCCGACCTGGCCGAACACGGCGACGAACGCCGCGCCACGACCCGCATCTTCGGCTCCCGCCCCGGCACGTACGGCGCGGGCATCCTCCAGCTCATCGACAGCCGCGACTGGCGCACGGACGCGGACCTCGCCGAGGTCTACACGGTGTGGGGCGGCTACGCGTACGGCCGCGAACTGGAGGGCCGCCCGGCGCGCGAGGAGATGGAGACCGCGTACAAGCGCATCGCCGTCGCCGCGAAGAACACGGACACGCGCGAGCACGACATCGCGGACTCCGACGACTACTTCCAGTACCACGGCGGCATGGTCGCGACGGTCCGCGCCCTGAAGGGCACAGCCCCGGAGGCGTACATCGGCGACTCCACCCGCCCGGAAACGGTCCGCACCCGCACCCTGGTCGAGGAGACCTCCCGCGTCTTCCGCGCCCGCGTGGTCAACCCGAGGTGGATCGAGGCGATGCGCCGCCACGGCTACAAGGGCGCGTT
It encodes the following:
- the cobN gene encoding cobaltochelatase subunit CobN, which encodes MLLLLSTSDTDLLSARAAGGPVPYRYANPARLALDELPALLEGVDLVVVRLLGGLRAWQDGIDQLLAGPRPVVVLTGEQAPDAQLMEASTVPIGIAAEAHGYLAHGGPANLEQLARFLADTVLLTGHGFEPPAASPTWGRMERRSAFPAGPLAERDRPLVAVLYYRAHHLSGNTAFVDVLCDAIEAANGRAVPIFVSSLRSPEPELLEALGGVDAIVTTVLAAGGTKPAEASAGGDDEAWDAGALAALDVPILQALCLTSSRAAWEESDEGLSPLDAASQVAVPEFDGRLITVPFSFKELDPEGLPVYVADPERAARVAGIAVRHARLSYIVNADKRIALVLSAYPTKHSRIGNAVGLDTPASAVELLRELRGQGYDFGTEEVPGLESGDGDELIYALIEAGGHDQEWLTEEQLARNPVRIPAADYRRWYEKLPAELRESVERHWGPPPGEMFLDRSRVGNGGDPDGDIVLAALRRGNLLILIQPPRGFGENPIAIYHDPDLPPSHHYLAAYRWIQAPADDGGFGADAMIHLGKHGNLEWLPGKNAGLSAACAPDAALGDLPLIYPFLVNDPGEGTQAKRRVHATLVDHLVPPMARAESYGDIARLEQLLDEYAAISSMDPAKLPAIRAQIWTLIQAAKLDHDLGLEDRPDDDGFDDFLLHVDGWLCEVKDAQIRDGLHVLGGAPEGEARVNLVLAILRARQIWGGTTSLPGLREALGLDESAPGRADADAVEATARALVQAMEDARWDPAAVPGVAAGVTSGHSEQVAAILEFAAEEVVPRLEATTDEIDNVVHALNGGFVQAGPSGSPLRGLVNVLPTGRNFYSVDPKAVPSRLAWETGQALADSLLTRYRTDNGDWPTSVGLSLWGTSAMRTSGDDIAEALALLGVRPVWDDASRRVTGLEPIPLTELDRPRIDVTLRISGFFRDAFPHAIGLLDDAVRLVAGLDEPAESNHVRAHAQADLAEHGDERRATTRIFGSRPGTYGAGILQLIDSRDWRTDADLAEVYTVWGGYAYGRELEGRPAREEMETAYKRIAVAAKNTDTREHDIADSDDYFQYHGGMVATVRALKGTAPEAYIGDSTRPETVRTRTLVEETSRVFRARVVNPRWIEAMRRHGYKGAFELAATVDYLFGYDATTGVVADWMYDKLTETYVLDPENRAFLQEANPWALHGIAERLLEAESRGMWEKPDPGVLDALRKVFLETEGELEGEDD